The following proteins come from a genomic window of Paenibacillus spongiae:
- a CDS encoding phosphotransferase: protein MIPDHIKAQAFALLGCQPAEARLLGGYDNNVYEINRGGEPIVVKLLDRSKAAESQVRAEMEWLEYLVLHGLKVARPIRLIEDTYIKPISDDIYCIAYHKVNGGHIDPQDNHVWNYALFEQWGELMGKLHVLAKTRTDQAVHPLRMITASFMAICIITIYCLAAMS, encoded by the coding sequence ATGATTCCAGATCATATCAAGGCGCAAGCGTTCGCCCTGCTCGGCTGTCAGCCTGCCGAAGCTAGACTGTTGGGAGGCTACGATAACAACGTATATGAGATCAATCGGGGCGGCGAGCCTATCGTTGTGAAACTATTAGACAGGTCAAAGGCGGCCGAGAGTCAAGTTCGAGCCGAGATGGAATGGCTGGAATACTTGGTTTTGCACGGGTTGAAAGTGGCTAGGCCAATACGATTGATTGAAGATACATACATTAAGCCCATTTCGGATGATATCTATTGTATCGCCTATCACAAGGTGAACGGGGGGCATATCGATCCACAGGACAATCATGTCTGGAATTATGCGCTGTTCGAACAATGGGGAGAGCTGATGGGGAAGCTGCACGTTCTCGCCAAAACCAGAACCGATCAAGCTGTTCATCCTCTAAGGATGATTACGGCTTCATTCATGGCGATTTGCATCATCACAATCTATTGCTTAGCGGCGATGAGTTAA
- a CDS encoding GNAT family N-acetyltransferase — MIRLAAADDAHLVHHCMIRAFEEYRYADIPSSALDEAVNSIEESFRSGMEQALVYVEDGIPWGSVRFKTDADSLYFFRLSVCPEARGRGIAKSMLAWLENMAREQEKTKLWCRVRMSVPQNILLYQSMGYQVHKEEVVINPNGFPVRTVLMQKEIS, encoded by the coding sequence ATGATTCGTTTAGCTGCGGCAGATGACGCGCACTTGGTACATCACTGTATGATCAGGGCTTTCGAGGAATATAGGTATGCCGACATTCCTTCAAGCGCGCTTGATGAAGCCGTTAACTCGATTGAAGAGTCGTTCAGGAGCGGTATGGAACAAGCCTTGGTGTATGTGGAGGATGGAATTCCGTGGGGATCGGTCAGGTTCAAGACAGATGCGGACTCGTTGTACTTCTTCCGGTTATCGGTATGCCCTGAGGCTAGAGGGAGAGGGATTGCAAAATCCATGCTGGCCTGGCTCGAAAATATGGCTCGCGAGCAGGAGAAGACAAAGCTGTGGTGCAGAGTCCGAATGTCGGTACCCCAGAATATTCTGCTGTACCAATCCATGGGTTATCAGGTACATAAGGAAGAGGTCGTTATAAACCCTAACGGCTTTCCCGTGAGAACAGTCCTGATGCAAAAAGAAATAAGCTAG
- a CDS encoding sensor histidine kinase: MRAKLKFPSLSLYYRLVLTFLLVLLPLYGLTLIMSEINSNVVQDEVTKSMTSRVQLYLDLLEEDFDRILKFQQEFVNNEDLIKLSTAANIMSDFEKSQAILRLQSRLYLIKDSSQFIENVSVSIPLLDRTISSNAKYVEPFDTEEYEGLVTQSNRYVSPFVYWRDRLYISNFYPLSASLTQQPPIFVVGIQLSKDEIRQALQKFTIDGKGGAVLIYDQEADLIFANHETDFRETEINAFLQGRADEHKPNLTLESMVVGNEPYFVVFDRSSQFGFMLMMYVQEKHILGPLRTFRIGYWLLSGVSVIIVVIFSYQIFRMIHQPLTSLVHSFRRVEDGNFGMIKPHQFKHEFRYLSDHFNSMVMRLNVLIHEVYEQRYRASLSELRHLQSQINPHFLYNSFFLLYRMAKMQDFDVITRFTKYLGEYYQFLTHSNTSSVTLQAEVNHARTYTEIQHFRFHDRITVEFAELPPTFNAVQVPRLIVQPIIENAYVHSLERKEENGLLRVSFAEEDRCIIITVEDNGEELSAGKLADMDALLHIIDPDETESAGIYNVHRRLQIEFGIKGELRFTVSSLGGLRADIVIPLTQEGKEAD; this comes from the coding sequence ATGAGAGCGAAGCTGAAGTTTCCGTCCTTATCGCTGTATTATCGGCTTGTTCTGACGTTTCTTCTCGTGCTGCTTCCGCTATACGGGTTGACCTTGATAATGAGCGAAATCAACTCGAATGTCGTACAAGACGAGGTTACGAAATCGATGACGTCGCGGGTCCAGCTGTATCTGGATCTATTGGAGGAGGATTTCGATCGGATCCTCAAATTTCAACAGGAATTCGTCAACAACGAGGATTTGATTAAATTAAGCACGGCCGCGAATATCATGTCGGATTTCGAGAAGTCACAGGCGATCCTGCGGCTGCAGAGCCGGTTGTATCTGATTAAAGATTCGAGCCAATTCATCGAGAATGTCAGCGTGAGTATTCCGCTGCTCGACCGGACGATTTCTTCCAATGCCAAATACGTCGAGCCGTTTGACACGGAGGAATACGAAGGGCTGGTTACGCAAAGCAACCGGTACGTGTCTCCTTTCGTATATTGGCGGGACCGGCTGTACATCAGCAATTTCTATCCGTTATCCGCTTCATTGACCCAGCAGCCGCCGATCTTTGTCGTCGGCATTCAACTCTCCAAGGATGAAATCCGTCAAGCGCTGCAAAAGTTTACGATCGACGGCAAGGGCGGGGCCGTACTGATTTACGATCAGGAAGCCGATTTGATCTTCGCCAATCACGAAACCGATTTCCGAGAAACAGAGATCAATGCATTTCTTCAGGGCCGCGCCGACGAGCACAAACCGAATCTAACGCTTGAATCGATGGTCGTCGGCAATGAGCCGTACTTCGTCGTCTTCGACCGCTCAAGCCAATTCGGCTTTATGTTGATGATGTACGTCCAGGAGAAGCATATTCTCGGTCCGCTGCGAACGTTCCGGATCGGCTATTGGCTGCTGTCCGGCGTTTCGGTCATCATCGTCGTCATCTTCTCCTATCAGATCTTCAGGATGATCCATCAGCCGTTGACGTCGCTGGTGCATTCGTTCCGCAGAGTCGAAGACGGCAATTTCGGCATGATCAAACCGCATCAATTCAAGCATGAATTCCGCTACTTGTCCGATCATTTCAATTCGATGGTGATGCGGCTTAACGTGCTCATTCACGAAGTATATGAGCAGCGTTACCGGGCAAGTCTCTCCGAGCTTCGACACCTGCAATCGCAGATTAATCCCCATTTTTTGTACAACAGCTTCTTCCTTCTCTATCGTATGGCAAAAATGCAGGATTTTGACGTCATTACCCGGTTCACCAAATATTTGGGCGAATATTACCAGTTTCTCACGCATAGCAACACGAGCTCTGTCACACTGCAGGCGGAGGTCAATCACGCCCGGACGTATACGGAAATTCAACATTTCCGCTTTCATGACCGCATTACGGTGGAATTCGCCGAATTGCCTCCCACATTCAACGCTGTCCAGGTGCCCAGGCTGATCGTGCAGCCGATTATCGAGAACGCTTATGTCCACAGCTTGGAGCGAAAGGAAGAGAACGGACTTCTGCGGGTCTCGTTCGCCGAGGAGGACCGATGCATCATTATCACGGTGGAAGACAACGGCGAAGAATTGAGCGCCGGGAAGCTGGCCGATATGGATGCGCTTCTGCACATAATCGATCCTGATGAGACTGAAAGCGCAGGCATCTATAACGTTCACCGAAGGCTGCAGATCGAATTCGGAATCAAGGGCGAATTGCGCTTTACCGTGAGCTCGCTTGGCGGCTTGCGGGCAGACATCGTCATTCCTTTGACCCAGGAAGGAAAGGAGGCCGATTGA
- a CDS encoding response regulator: protein MYRVLIVDDEKYTVDGLYEMLHEIDHIELDIYKAYSAKQALQWLDRTKIDIVLCDIQMPGMNGLELQRVINAHWPYCKIIFLTGINDFNTSQAAFRGGSVDYILKTEGDEEIVKALEKTVASLSEHFRNEQILLKAAEQLSAAIPALQKEFLTSLLENEEAALRLKQEDFDQAYIPLSAGMPVVIVLGRVDRFSPHLNTSERTIQLYAIRNIAKEYLSGLQLAAVILDEARFAWFIQPEEAGEEPDRARCIRFIHGTMESIQRTCRELLQLPVSLILGDSFAAWPNVALTFKHLEKLLIVGMGHGGEMLLTTQTPDKAPAGAEPARTKPDLRGKPFYPETLHALLAQEQEKDFLRVVDDYIGMDKVLSYNHHDYLEAYYGMSTTFLSYINQWELAGRIAGDIDVDKLMNLQAHPSKEEALTYLRFAAKVLFKQKKDEQAQRTNKVIDQINQYLMSNLGKDLSLARLSEVAYLNPSYLSRLYKQHTGINLSEAIIDLKIAKARELLANPVYKIHEIGAMLGFENAGYFTRFFKKNMGMAPQEFRDRGNR from the coding sequence ATGTACCGCGTGTTGATTGTCGATGACGAGAAATATACGGTTGACGGACTCTACGAAATGCTGCATGAGATCGATCATATCGAGCTGGACATCTACAAGGCCTATTCGGCGAAGCAAGCCTTGCAATGGCTGGATCGGACGAAGATCGACATCGTTCTGTGCGATATCCAAATGCCGGGCATGAACGGCCTGGAGCTGCAGCGGGTCATCAATGCCCATTGGCCGTACTGCAAGATCATTTTTCTGACGGGTATTAACGATTTCAACACATCCCAGGCCGCGTTCCGGGGAGGAAGCGTCGATTACATCCTGAAGACGGAAGGCGACGAAGAGATCGTCAAGGCGCTCGAGAAGACGGTCGCCAGCCTCTCCGAACATTTCAGGAACGAACAAATCCTGCTTAAAGCCGCGGAACAGCTGTCTGCTGCAATACCGGCGCTGCAGAAAGAGTTTCTCACGAGCTTACTGGAGAACGAAGAAGCCGCCCTTCGTTTGAAACAAGAAGATTTCGATCAGGCATACATTCCGCTGTCTGCGGGCATGCCCGTCGTTATCGTGTTAGGACGGGTGGATCGCTTTAGCCCTCATCTCAACACGTCGGAACGAACGATTCAGCTGTATGCGATTCGGAATATCGCGAAGGAGTATTTGAGCGGTTTGCAGCTTGCGGCAGTCATCCTTGACGAGGCGCGGTTCGCTTGGTTCATTCAACCGGAAGAGGCCGGCGAAGAACCGGATCGGGCCCGCTGCATCCGCTTCATTCACGGGACGATGGAATCGATTCAGCGGACGTGCAGGGAGCTGCTGCAGCTTCCTGTTTCCTTGATCCTCGGCGATTCGTTTGCCGCTTGGCCGAATGTCGCATTGACATTCAAGCACCTGGAGAAGCTGTTGATCGTCGGCATGGGGCATGGGGGCGAAATGCTGCTCACCACCCAGACGCCGGATAAGGCGCCCGCCGGGGCCGAGCCGGCAAGGACCAAGCCGGATTTGCGGGGCAAACCGTTCTATCCCGAAACGCTGCATGCGCTCCTTGCCCAGGAACAGGAGAAGGATTTCCTCCGTGTCGTCGACGACTACATCGGAATGGACAAGGTGCTCTCCTACAATCACCACGATTACCTCGAAGCCTATTACGGCATGTCGACGACGTTTCTCTCTTATATCAACCAATGGGAGCTGGCGGGTCGGATCGCCGGCGATATCGACGTGGACAAACTGATGAATCTTCAGGCGCACCCGTCCAAGGAAGAGGCGCTAACTTATTTGCGATTCGCGGCGAAAGTGCTGTTCAAACAAAAGAAAGACGAGCAAGCCCAGCGCACGAACAAAGTGATCGATCAGATTAATCAATACCTCATGTCGAACCTGGGGAAGGATCTGTCGCTTGCCCGGCTGTCCGAGGTCGCCTATCTGAATCCGTCTTATTTGTCGCGCCTGTACAAGCAGCATACCGGCATCAACTTATCCGAGGCGATTATCGATTTGAAAATTGCGAAAGCTAGAGAACTGCTCGCAAATCCGGTTTATAAAATCCATGAGATCGGAGCGATGCTCGGATTTGAGAACGCTGGCTATTTTACGCGGTTCTTCAAGAAAAACATGGGTATGGCGCCGCAGGAATTCCGCGACCGGGGAAACAGGTAA
- a CDS encoding phytanoyl-CoA dioxygenase family protein, with protein MLNAKQRFLMDTYGYVVVPNVVEEDLMSRVRQAMDRMDRELPVHQLNEEPWPPGKPRKSTGTPYFSKFGPCIEYDPSFLEIAMHPKVMAIAEDIVGGPVRYEEQECSINSKHPEDDHIDVKKLGWHRGIGTDFSVFNGEGRKHYLWIKAIVFLTDIGPEDGGTSVIPGTQNKGTVEDLIPDLEPWMVHRAQGPAGSVLFFSEALIHSVTPILSDKKRYIMITGYVPPFMREYSAEDWVSEAFLEKVGEKERIFLTGDHPKRSRYSYRRL; from the coding sequence ATGTTGAATGCGAAGCAGCGATTTCTCATGGATACATACGGCTATGTTGTTGTACCGAATGTGGTAGAAGAAGATTTAATGAGCCGAGTCCGTCAAGCGATGGACCGGATGGACCGGGAGCTTCCGGTCCATCAGCTTAATGAGGAGCCTTGGCCGCCCGGGAAGCCGCGCAAATCCACAGGAACGCCCTATTTTTCAAAATTCGGCCCGTGCATCGAGTACGATCCTTCCTTCCTGGAGATTGCGATGCATCCTAAAGTAATGGCCATTGCAGAAGATATTGTCGGCGGGCCCGTTCGCTATGAAGAGCAGGAGTGCTCCATCAATAGCAAGCATCCCGAAGACGATCATATCGATGTGAAGAAGCTGGGGTGGCACCGCGGGATCGGGACGGATTTCTCCGTATTCAACGGCGAAGGCAGGAAGCATTACTTATGGATCAAAGCCATCGTATTCCTGACGGACATCGGCCCGGAAGATGGCGGAACGAGCGTAATCCCCGGAACCCAGAATAAGGGAACGGTTGAAGATCTCATCCCCGACCTGGAGCCGTGGATGGTTCATCGGGCTCAAGGTCCGGCGGGCAGCGTGCTCTTCTTCTCGGAAGCGCTTATCCATTCCGTCACCCCGATTCTGTCGGATAAGAAGCGCTACATTATGATTACCGGCTATGTGCCGCCATTCATGCGGGAATACAGCGCGGAAGACTGGGTTAGCGAGGCATTCCTGGAGAAGGTTGGGGAGAAGGAACGGATCTTCCTGACGGGCGATCATCCGAAGAGAAGCCGTTACAGTTACCGCCGATTATAA
- a CDS encoding phytanoyl-CoA dioxygenase family protein has product MKPYTFCFLRKLMEGDTAGMEELESNKQEGSGSSVFEMDFSSFKLSDEQKFLFDLKGYLVIPGVFSEAETAAMREQVYKITHEPGNLAPHEKTVPGGASEVVLRNPAVKGALNTLIGPDVRLDNQFVVWREKGMGDSQGPHQGGPERNPHFHYHVSDSQIYSALTRMVVELNPVGRRDGGTVFLPGSHKSNFRIPASVRTKRDDMYEPLFDAYECPAGSLVFFSENTCHAGPVWNNPDHPRVAILFAFNHIGCRWHRHHNVAPEVIEGLGPEARWYFRDIWPWDNNDKSGRFGGRNVVQVHADGSLTASP; this is encoded by the coding sequence ATGAAACCGTATACATTTTGCTTCCTGCGGAAGCTGATGGAGGGAGATACGGCAGGCATGGAGGAACTAGAATCGAACAAGCAGGAGGGGTCCGGCTCATCCGTCTTTGAGATGGATTTTTCCAGCTTCAAGCTTTCGGATGAGCAGAAGTTTCTGTTCGATCTGAAAGGCTACTTGGTCATTCCAGGCGTATTCAGCGAGGCGGAGACGGCGGCCATGCGGGAGCAGGTGTACAAGATTACGCATGAACCCGGCAATCTGGCGCCGCATGAGAAAACGGTACCCGGAGGCGCTTCGGAAGTCGTTCTACGCAATCCGGCCGTCAAAGGGGCGCTGAACACGTTGATCGGACCCGATGTCCGGCTGGACAATCAATTCGTCGTCTGGCGCGAGAAAGGCATGGGGGACTCGCAGGGACCGCATCAAGGGGGACCAGAGCGCAATCCGCATTTTCATTATCATGTATCGGACAGCCAGATCTACTCCGCGTTGACGCGCATGGTCGTCGAGCTGAACCCCGTCGGCAGGAGAGACGGCGGAACGGTGTTTCTACCGGGCAGTCATAAATCGAATTTCCGCATTCCGGCTTCCGTCCGAACGAAGAGAGATGACATGTACGAGCCGCTATTCGACGCCTATGAATGCCCGGCAGGCTCGCTGGTCTTCTTCAGCGAGAATACCTGCCACGCGGGCCCGGTCTGGAACAATCCCGACCATCCACGGGTGGCAATCTTATTCGCCTTCAACCACATCGGCTGCCGTTGGCACCGCCACCATAATGTGGCCCCCGAGGTGATCGAAGGGCTTGGTCCGGAAGCAAGGTGGTATTTCCGCGATATTTGGCCTTGGGACAACAATGACAAGTCCGGCAGGTTCGGCGGCCGGAACGTCGTGCAGGTGCATGCGGACGGTTCGCTGACGGCATCGCCTTAA
- a CDS encoding sulfite exporter TauE/SafE family protein yields the protein MGEYLFVWLVGLAAGAVSGVIGTGSSIMLLPVLVFTFGPKQAVPIMAIAAVMANISRMIAWWREVDWRAFAAYSLTGVPAAAIGARTLWILPTHMVDIGLGIFFLAMIPVRHWLDAQRIRIRLWQLSAAGAMIGFLTGVVLSTGPLSVPAFTSYGLMKGAFLATEAASSLAIYASKVVTFHELGGLPITVMTQGIIVGVSLMLGTFVAKRIVQRMSVISFRYVLDVLLLGSGVSMLWTALHQLLSG from the coding sequence TTGGGTGAGTATCTATTTGTATGGTTAGTGGGATTGGCGGCCGGGGCGGTCAGCGGCGTTATTGGAACAGGCTCGTCCATTATGCTGCTGCCCGTTCTCGTCTTTACATTCGGACCCAAGCAAGCCGTGCCCATTATGGCTATCGCTGCGGTTATGGCGAACATCTCCAGAATGATCGCCTGGTGGCGCGAGGTCGACTGGCGGGCTTTCGCCGCTTATTCGCTTACGGGCGTGCCTGCCGCAGCCATCGGGGCCCGAACGTTGTGGATCTTGCCGACGCATATGGTCGATATCGGCCTAGGCATTTTTTTCCTGGCTATGATTCCTGTACGGCATTGGCTTGATGCACAGCGAATACGCATTCGCTTATGGCAGCTGTCCGCCGCCGGTGCCATGATCGGCTTCTTGACCGGCGTCGTGCTCTCAACCGGCCCTCTCAGCGTGCCGGCGTTCACTTCCTACGGATTAATGAAAGGCGCCTTTCTTGCCACGGAAGCCGCCAGCTCGCTTGCCATCTATGCAAGCAAGGTTGTGACCTTCCATGAGCTAGGCGGTCTTCCGATTACTGTGATGACTCAAGGCATTATCGTAGGCGTCTCGCTCATGCTCGGAACATTCGTCGCCAAACGGATTGTGCAGCGTATGAGCGTGATCTCCTTCCGGTATGTGCTCGATGTGCTCCTTCTGGGATCCGGGGTTTCAATGTTGTGGACGGCGCTTCACCAGCTTCTTAGCGGCTGA
- a CDS encoding class I SAM-dependent methyltransferase translates to MLDTNGNYRGYVAETYDIWWNGDTFFDTQFYKRLMDEVPGMALEIGCGTGRLLLPYLSEGYEVEGVDCSDEMLDSCRKKAAEKDLSPVLYRQYMQELDLPKKYSTIFIPLASFMLVADRNEAMQALSKLYAHLEEGGQVIIPLFIPQNANKKEWTAAHSGKRHDGSDILVSSTSSIHLHEQVQTKIERYEIIQGHSLVETKFYTMKLRWYYKYEFTMMLEKFGFHDISIYGGYDGQPMNDDQTFFIFRARKQHG, encoded by the coding sequence ATGTTGGATACGAATGGGAACTACCGGGGCTATGTTGCCGAAACGTATGATATATGGTGGAATGGCGACACGTTCTTTGATACACAGTTCTATAAAAGGCTCATGGATGAAGTGCCGGGAATGGCTCTGGAGATCGGCTGCGGAACAGGACGATTGCTATTGCCTTATTTAAGTGAAGGGTATGAGGTTGAAGGCGTTGATTGCTCTGATGAAATGCTGGATTCTTGCCGGAAAAAGGCCGCAGAGAAGGATCTGTCTCCTGTCTTGTATCGACAATATATGCAGGAGCTCGATTTGCCCAAGAAATACTCAACGATCTTCATCCCCTTGGCATCTTTCATGCTTGTAGCCGACCGTAATGAAGCCATGCAGGCTCTAAGCAAGTTATACGCCCATCTTGAAGAGGGCGGGCAAGTGATCATTCCGTTGTTTATCCCCCAGAACGCAAACAAGAAGGAATGGACGGCCGCCCATTCGGGTAAGCGCCATGACGGTTCGGATATTCTGGTAAGCTCGACATCGTCGATCCATCTTCATGAACAAGTTCAGACCAAGATCGAACGATATGAAATTATACAAGGCCACAGTCTTGTGGAAACAAAGTTCTACACAATGAAGCTGCGATGGTATTACAAGTATGAATTCACGATGATGCTGGAAAAGTTCGGGTTCCACGATATTTCGATCTACGGCGGGTATGATGGTCAGCCCATGAATGACGACCAAACCTTCTTCATATTCAGAGCAAGAAAGCAGCATGGGTGA
- a CDS encoding phosphotransferase family protein, translated as MKDHEVQLVEETIKRHVSSEAAVISIESRPIGMGLQAVDLVRHNVRLQVNQEEIGISLITKKATYIERSTISLLFSQSANVPYSLSSHPDSLDRSLMCIQDVDYETDYSKLDIDALQQKEMQALACIHRTNIGKEAALPWLPRVDQAHISEMLNTRWKPSWEAAKDNQAFIEEFGAYTVSAIEETAHHIVKDIEAVIQDERTYTLIHNDLNPGNVLVHRNEEVYFIDWEEARYGSLFFDIPLRCSSLKLANDYRDLLCSLGIEIPQTRYEQLFAIASRYLGIRYMSWNLSAWQHNQQAKNDLKKYIGMVIDPLF; from the coding sequence ATGAAAGATCATGAGGTTCAATTAGTAGAAGAAACCATCAAACGGCATGTTTCATCCGAGGCCGCCGTGATAAGCATCGAAAGTCGGCCTATCGGCATGGGCTTGCAGGCCGTCGACTTGGTGCGGCACAACGTCAGGCTGCAAGTGAACCAAGAAGAGATAGGCATCTCTCTCATTACGAAGAAAGCCACATACATCGAGCGGTCGACGATCTCCCTATTATTTTCGCAATCGGCCAACGTGCCTTATAGTCTATCTTCGCATCCGGACTCCCTGGACAGAAGCTTGATGTGCATACAGGATGTAGATTACGAGACGGATTACAGCAAGCTGGACATTGATGCGCTTCAGCAGAAAGAAATGCAAGCTTTGGCTTGCATCCATAGAACCAACATCGGAAAAGAGGCGGCATTGCCATGGTTACCGCGCGTCGATCAAGCACATATAAGCGAAATGCTGAACACGCGCTGGAAGCCTTCTTGGGAGGCCGCCAAAGATAATCAAGCATTCATAGAAGAGTTTGGCGCATACACCGTATCCGCGATTGAGGAGACAGCGCATCATATCGTGAAGGATATTGAGGCCGTCATTCAGGATGAACGAACTTATACATTAATCCATAACGACCTCAATCCGGGAAACGTTCTCGTTCATCGTAACGAAGAGGTTTATTTTATCGACTGGGAGGAAGCGCGTTACGGCTCCCTATTCTTCGATATTCCGCTTCGGTGCAGCAGCTTGAAGCTGGCAAACGATTATCGGGATCTGCTATGCTCCTTAGGTATTGAGATCCCACAAACCCGGTATGAACAGCTCTTCGCCATCGCGTCCCGATACTTGGGCATTCGTTACATGAGCTGGAACCTCAGCGCTTGGCAGCATAATCAACAGGCGAAGAACGACTTGAAGAAATATATCGGGATGGTGATCGACCCGTTGTTTTGA
- a CDS encoding ornithine carbamoyltransferase, protein MKHLLTLKELDKQTLTAIIQQGIEIKNKPERYYRACERKGLLMLFQKTSTRTNLSFQSGIQQMGGYPVTMDWNSSNFRISPIKYEARYASRNCDFIMARLKNHSDLLQLAEHSRVPVINGCCEKYHPCQALADFMTIYEVKGTFLRCDADVCGNPQ, encoded by the coding sequence ATGAAGCATCTCTTGACGCTAAAGGAACTGGATAAGCAAACCTTGACCGCCATCATTCAACAAGGCATCGAGATAAAGAACAAACCTGAACGATACTACCGCGCGTGCGAAAGAAAAGGGCTGCTGATGCTTTTTCAGAAAACGTCGACCCGAACGAATCTGTCCTTTCAATCCGGCATACAGCAAATGGGCGGCTATCCCGTCACGATGGACTGGAATTCAAGCAACTTTCGTATTTCGCCCATCAAATATGAAGCGCGTTACGCTTCAAGGAACTGCGATTTTATTATGGCGAGGTTGAAGAATCATTCGGATTTGCTGCAATTAGCCGAGCATTCCCGTGTTCCCGTAATAAACGGCTGCTGCGAGAAATATCATCCTTGTCAGGCATTGGCGGATTTCATGACGATCTACGAGGTGAAGGGGACCTTTCTCCGGTGTGACGCTGACGTATGTGGGAATCCACAATAA
- a CDS encoding GNAT family N-acetyltransferase, translated as MEVMYKNYVISDDKTRINVQTVIDYLTRSYWAHNRPIEKIKKSIANSACYGVYDGEQMIGFARIITDGATMYYLCDVFILEAYRKQGISKKLVETITNAPEFEWMTGLLGTKDAHGLYEQFGYHKEGERMMRRIPQAIKK; from the coding sequence ATGGAGGTTATGTACAAGAATTATGTGATCAGCGACGACAAGACAAGGATCAACGTTCAGACCGTGATCGATTATTTGACCAGAAGCTATTGGGCTCATAATAGACCGATAGAGAAAATTAAGAAATCGATTGCGAATTCGGCGTGCTACGGCGTGTATGATGGAGAGCAGATGATCGGTTTTGCGCGAATCATTACGGATGGCGCCACGATGTACTATTTATGCGATGTGTTTATTTTGGAGGCGTACCGAAAACAAGGGATTTCGAAGAAGCTCGTCGAGACGATTACGAACGCTCCTGAGTTCGAGTGGATGACAGGATTACTCGGGACGAAAGATGCTCATGGACTTTATGAACAGTTCGGATATCATAAAGAGGGAGAGCGCATGATGAGAAGAATCCCGCAAGCGATCAAGAAGTAG
- a CDS encoding histidine phosphatase family protein: MKTVIYMVRHAESPYVHGEERTRGLSEAGHREAKRAAEALREMEIHYVASSPYARAVQTVQDIASDRSLSVDEYEDLKERSIKGENETDSWEVLEEAIRRSFEDKDYALDGGESTLQVQRRSVPVIGKLLDEHQGENIVIGTHGNIMTIIMNHYDERYGYEFWRQTSKPDIYKLVFDGQRLEAVERIWH; this comes from the coding sequence ATGAAAACCGTCATCTATATGGTCAGGCATGCCGAATCGCCATATGTGCATGGAGAAGAAAGAACCAGAGGGCTATCGGAAGCGGGACACCGAGAAGCCAAGCGGGCCGCAGAGGCGCTGCGGGAGATGGAGATTCATTATGTGGCTTCCAGTCCGTATGCGCGTGCTGTACAAACGGTACAAGACATCGCGAGCGATCGTTCTCTTAGCGTCGACGAATATGAAGACTTGAAGGAAAGGTCGATTAAGGGGGAGAATGAGACGGATTCTTGGGAGGTACTGGAGGAAGCGATCCGCAGATCCTTCGAAGATAAAGATTATGCCCTGGACGGAGGCGAATCTACCCTTCAAGTGCAGCGGAGGTCCGTTCCGGTAATTGGGAAGCTGCTTGACGAGCACCAAGGAGAGAATATAGTCATTGGAACACACGGCAATATTATGACGATCATTATGAATCATTATGATGAACGGTACGGATATGAGTTTTGGCGGCAGACCTCGAAACCGGATATCTATAAACTTGTATTTGACGGGCAGCGGCTGGAAGCTGTCGAGCGAATTTGGCATTGA